The following nucleotide sequence is from Strigops habroptila isolate Jane chromosome Z, bStrHab1.2.pri, whole genome shotgun sequence.
AATTTATACTTGGCTTCTTATCTGTTGTAGGTATACTTCAGAGGTGTCAATGTGAAGAGTAAGATCGTATGGAAAGCTCTGATTGATTGTGCACTGCTGTTGAGAAAACTGGATACTAACAGCTTGCTAACATATATGGTACTCTGTAGTGGTTGTGTGATTCTTCTTGTTTAGGCTACAAgagcagtggaaagaaatacCAGAGTGCcaagaaatttttaaaactggaaaaatgcatttgaaaatatttttctcttccttcttgtgGAAAATCATATTGAAGCctagaggggtttttttaatatattctaaAAATTTCTTACACAAgactttctgctttgtttgtttggttgggttttttttcttataaagtAGTGGTTAGAATATTTTCCCTACTCAACCACTTATTAGCTTTTCAGATTAGTAAGACTTACCAAACTCTTTTCTCTACCATAGACATCACAGGCTATTGTCTCAGGTGTATGATACCAGGCAAAAATTAAGCTGTGTTGTGTTTGTCCATTCAAGATGTACTTAAGAACATGCAGCTGTGACATGTCtctgttttgcaaagctgtgATGCCAGCTGCACTTAACTATTCCTCCACACAGTTAGTGTGGTCTCCAGACCACTGTATTTGACTTTGGGAAAAATCACTTCTCTTATTTGCACAGTTCCCAATAATACTGGTATTGGAAAGAAATCTGAGATTTGATTAGACTTAATCAAGGTGACTCAGTGGGCTTGTGAGGTTGCCAAGAGCAGAGCTTGGGTCTCCAGACATTGTTGacttcagctgctttccaggTACAGAGAATGGCTGATTAATGTTAATAATGCACAGGACAAATGCCAGCAACTgcttatttccatttattttattaaactgaaGAAAGTTTTTGTAAAAAGCACACATtgttttggagaaaggaaatggatttatttataaagcaggTTTTTATCACTCAAGTATTGTAAAGCAATGAAGAGTGAAAGTAAAACAGCTGTCTGGAAGCAGGAACCACCTGCTTTCTTAATTTATGTTCCATTCTTGCAGCTGTGGCAGTGCTAGagctttcttcttccaaaatagCTTCACTGATGCAGTGCTATTTGCTTTTGCTCACCCAGCACCTGGTGAGGTGGGATGTGTACTCTGGGGATAGCATGCAAGCCCCATGGAGAGTGAACAAGGTTTTTAGTCATTGTTTCTCCAGTGGCTTCTTAACAGGAGTTAAGGAAGAGCAGTAGATAAGCAAGACAGGTAGATGTGGACAAAAATATTATCCATGTCCTTTTTAAGCCATTCTTAGAACATtattcagaggaaaaacaagatgCAGTGGTAAGTGGAAAGCacccatttaatttttatacattttatgaAAAAGCCAGGACAGATTCAATTCATGAATGAGCGCTCTGCAGGCAGTACTGTATCCCTGCATCAGGCAATGTTAATGGGGAAAGAAACTAATCTCTGATTCTCCGCAGGAAATCTGCCTTACCTGGCTATATGGTTTGAACTGTGGAAGATAAAGTCGCATGTACAGGCAGAGGGAACCCATTCCTCGCAGGCTGTCATTCCAAGTGGAAGATAGGAGGGTCAGTATGGGAGCAGGAATTCCATTACCGTTTGTTTTAGTAACATGTAACTGCTGAATACTCACTTCGCTGtaaaaatcaagtgaaaaaGAATTTGCAGAAGTTGACTTTTGAAATGTGagtaaatgaaaggaaaattcttTTGGCAGGTCCAACAAGTCTCTGGGAGAACACAGCTAAGAAATCAGAACTGGCCGACGGTCCATGGGGCTGGTGAGCCAGCATGGTCTCACTACAGTCCTATGCAATAAATAGATAAATTTCGTAACTTCTCTGGTGTGTGAGGAAAGTAAAGTCTGATTCTAAAATAAAGACTGCATTAGTAAGAAACTATTCAATCAACCGTAAGCACACAGATTTGGCAACTTACTGCCTCTAAGTTCTCTTCTATGTCAAGATACcttgaagaaatgaaataggCTTGTATAAATCAAAATTGCTTCCATCTCAGTTCACATTTCCAAGTTAAATGCGGGAGTTAACTTACTTGGTCAAGTTTCACAATTTTTCTGTCTAGTGACCACTGAAAACCTGAGTGAGGGAACCTTACTGAGGAAGTACTGGATGAAGAAATAGGGCACAGAAGCTGTTACTTGTGCGAAGTTCAGACCAAGTCTGTGGCAGATCTCCAGGTGAAATCCAGGCCTCGTGGGTCCCCAGTCAGTGCCGTCACCGTACAAGCTTTCTCTTTCCAAGGATTTTCAATGACATATCTGAAGAGTTTAATAAATCCGAAGGTCACAGGCTCTGCATTTGTACGAAGTGAATGCATGCATGATTTGCTGGAGGGATGTTGAATTGTTGgggattttaattttgttgtattCTAATAGTAATGAAATCACAAACTGATTTTACGAACATTACACTTGACCCTTTGATGACACGTGCTGTAGGCTGTGCAGATTCATACATGAAGCAGCCTGACTGGATGTCTCAATGCAGCAGAAATTGAAATCAGCCCTCTGAGTGATGTAGATGATACATTCTTCCAGGGTAGGTCTGAGATGTTGTGGCTGACTGATGGCCACGCAAGCAGTTTCCAGGTATTTGTCCTTGCTAGACAGCAGGTACTTATGGACCCTCTAATCTTGTAGTCAGCTGTAAGGTGAGGGCCTGTGGACACAATTAGCTACTCAAGTACAGTCCCACAGGAACCTGAGGAGAACTCAAGGCATTCTTTTGGTCTTCCACCACAAACTACAGTGGAGACAGAGCAGCGTGATAGCCAAGCTTCCTTTCTACCTTAACTTCAAGTTGCCTGAGTGTAATGTGGACCCCAGACATTCTTCTTTGCTGCATTGTTACTGATTCAGACATCCCCTAAGAAGCTTGATATCTTTGATTTTAACTGACCTGCAATATGGTATGTTGTGGGAAGATTAGTCCATAAGTCTCTTAGTTAATTACTCTTACTTCTCTTACTTTTAACTACAAAAAATAGTAATTGTCAAATAACAAATAATCTGTAACAATAAACAAAGCATTTGAGTGTAACGCTTAGCTGTTAATAGCTACCTAAAATATTAACTTTCCACCCTTGATACTCCCactattctgtattttttctgagcCATCCTTCTTGTACCAATGTACACCAATGTTTCTGAGGCTCAGTGCACTTTCAATTATCTGATTCTTTTACGTCTCTTGGAGGTAAGTTAATACAGCTATTTCTAATTTATAGACAGCGCCCTCGTGCTGTGTATGTAGCATCTGTACCTGAAGCACAGGCCTGAAAGTACTCAGTGGACTACACTCACCAGGGAATAATGACCCATGCTACCATGACATTTAATTGCAATATTTATGAGAATTATTTTACCAGATtactaaaataaatgtatgagAGAGACAATTACAGAAGCAGgtaaacagagatttttttttcagctcttagGAAGCTTTCACATGAGCATTAGGGCTAAGACAAGCTTAGAATTTGTATACGTGGGTTGAATCTCTGAAAGAATTAGCTATAATATTGCAGTGCCACCAAGATGGTATTTGCATAGTGTACCAGGCTGTCAAACTAAGGCAACGCCCAATTTACATAAACTTCTGAAAGGCAACAGGGAAACACATGCTTAACACAGACTGTCTGATAACCGTGCCTCACAGCTTGATAATCACAATTAAATGCTAGCATTATATTAGCCAGATGTTTTCCCCTAAAGCACCCTTTTGTGTTCCTTTGCATTATGTATATAGCACATGTGGCACGAATTTTCTACTCTGGACAGAGCTTTACTTAAAGATCATCCCAAACAAGAAAGTGCCTTCAATGCAGGTCATAAAACTGTATTAGctacaaaagagaaatgaagcatACTCCCTCATATCTGACAGAATGATCGTTGCTTGTATACTAGCCTTCTATTGAATTTGACTGTAAACCTTCCCCCCAGGTTCTCCTGCCCACAGCAATTGACCAGTGGGAATAGGACCAATCCCATCATTTTCAGAAAGGGCAAAGTGCTGTTTGACCAGTCTTCAGCTGGAGGACTAAAAAACTACAATCAGTGTCTGAAGATGGATCCTTTAGATTGCCTGAGAAGGTGTTTCTCTTCTTGAAGGAGTTTCCACATAAGCAAGCAATGCCTCTGATTCTGCAGATTCTTAAGtgctttattcattttatttcactattcTGACTTTTCAGACAAATTAGGCTATTTTCAAAATAGGCAAATCATAAACGATTTTTTGTTGCAAATTTGTTTCCAAAAACCTTAATAAGCTTAAGTGCTCTTCATATCTGTAGAGTAAGTATAATACTTTCCAACATAAATGGAAATGTCCCTTCTGAATAcggaaaatattttttttttttctattaacatTATGTTAGCCAAACAGGTGATTTCCAGTTCTTATTCTTTCAAGAGCTTATGTTCAGGAAAAGAAGCTGACAGCTTTGCTCtttaaagaaattgtttcttgtGTTCATTGTACATACTCGTGAACTGCAAGTTCTTTCAGGGTAAAAATACGAATGGGatctttttttgccttccattcttccagtttttcctgcaaagacagaaaatcctTGCCAAGTTCATATGCCAGAGTGATCATCGTTTCTAACAATGGAATATAATACTTGTGGCTAGTATGCATACAAAGGCGCGACAGAGCTTTTTCTCCATATTCAAAGGCACTTGCTGGGTTTTCCAGGTCCTTGTGGCACACCACTATGGCACAGAGAGTAGGGACAATTGAGACAGGGTTGCCTCTCGTCAGCCTTGCCTGCAGACCAATGACTTCTAAAAGGATTTCCAAAGCTTTGGTGTACTGGCCACCCCGCAGGCAACCATATGCTTCCTGAAGCTCGGGTCTTGttaaaaaatcaataaattttTTTGATCTTCTGATACATTTCATAGAATATAGAAGTCTTAGGTAGTCCTTGAAGGCTAATTTTCTCTCATtgattatttcttctgtgaagtTCCCTGTCAGAGTTTTTTTGGGAAAGGTCACATCTTCCATTTCTTCACTAAACTCCTCCAGCAGATTTCTGTGTAGTTTCTCGAAATCTGAATAACGGCGTTCAATCACAGATTTGTTGCTGTCAAAACTCCCTGTTTGCAGAATGATGATTTTATACATCTAAAcacaataaaacagaaaaacaagcatgAGAAGGACCATTCTTGCCCCTGTGCAGTCAGATTTTGTCTATTACTGCTTTGAAATCTGCAGCTATCAAATTAATAATTCCCACCTCCTAGTGTTCTGTACTTTTGTCACCAGATTTAGCCTTAGAGTGTAAGTAAGTTGTAATGCACTAACAGATCCCACCCAGCAAGGTGGGAACAGTCAACTAGCAGCAGGATGACTCAAGTAAAATCACTtaacaaagcatttctgcagctgaactTTGTTTATAATAGCCATGGCTCCTGCAATCAATCATCTTCAGTGAAGTGAATGGATTTCCCAGACTTAATATTGAAAGTAATCTATTTCACATTGGTCGTAATACTCAGAAATGCCATTTGTATCAGACATTTCTAGGAATTTGGGGGTATTATTAATGCTGTGAAAGAAGAGGGAGTATTTGGCAGTAATATTTGGTGTGTGCAAAAATAAGATGGAGCAACTCCAAAGCCTTTTCTCCCCTCTAAATCATTGTCCTGCTGTTCAAACTTACTTGgcataaaaataatgcaaaaaagtgacatttct
It contains:
- the SNX20 gene encoding sorting nexin-20 produces the protein MDQDSHCTAERELLEAVSRITTFSTTTPSDKEQNQPHTEISCQVRKENPEKDDLKDSSASLSPNSSMTTKELQEYWRNEKRQCKQVKLIFEIPSTRIVEHHLSKYVMYKIIILQTGSFDSNKSVIERRYSDFEKLHRNLLEEFSEEMEDVTFPKKTLTGNFTEEIINERKLAFKDYLRLLYSMKCIRRSKKFIDFLTRPELQEAYGCLRGGQYTKALEILLEVIGLQARLTRGNPVSIVPTLCAIVVCHKDLENPASAFEYGEKALSRLCMHTSHKYYIPLLETMITLAYELGKDFLSLQEKLEEWKAKKDPIRIFTLKELAVHEYVQ